From one Micromonospora siamensis genomic stretch:
- a CDS encoding sugar ABC transporter ATP-binding protein translates to MSASDKPADAVPGEVVLRLTDVVKTFPGVRALDGVQLEVRAGEVHCLLGQNGAGKSTLIKVLAGVHRPDSGTVEWRGQPVSFANPQAAMRAGIATIYQELDLVEDLSVAENAFLGHEPKVAGFVRRGQMARRTREILARLGHGEIPPGRMVRALPAAGKQVVSMARALSHEARLIIMDEPSAVLAHDEVGNLFRIIRELTAQGIAVIYISHRMEEIREIGDRVTVLKDGRTTAANLPARDTPTRDLVSRMTGRTIEYVFPDRTTDEPAADELLRVDGLTRAGEFADVSLTVRAGEIVGIAGLVGSGRSELLETIYGARRAESGTVRMAGRALRAGSVGAAVKAGLGMAPEERKSQALLLGEPIYRNVTLATFGRYARLGFTDTGRERAEATRIADDLELRPRDVQRRVGTLSGGNQQKVVVGRWLLGGTKLLLLDEPTRGVDVGARAELYQVIRGLAEQGVGVLLVSSEVPEVLGLADRVLVMREGRLVREAPADELDENTVLDLVMAGSLMEGAPA, encoded by the coding sequence ATGAGCGCATCCGACAAGCCCGCCGACGCCGTCCCGGGCGAGGTGGTGCTGCGCCTCACCGACGTGGTCAAGACCTTCCCCGGCGTACGGGCGCTGGACGGGGTGCAGCTGGAGGTGCGGGCAGGGGAGGTGCACTGCCTGCTCGGCCAGAACGGCGCCGGCAAGTCCACCCTGATCAAGGTGCTTGCCGGGGTGCACCGACCGGACTCGGGGACCGTCGAGTGGCGCGGCCAGCCGGTGAGCTTCGCCAACCCGCAGGCCGCCATGCGCGCCGGCATCGCCACCATCTACCAGGAACTCGACCTGGTCGAGGACCTGTCGGTGGCGGAGAACGCGTTCCTCGGCCACGAGCCGAAGGTGGCCGGCTTCGTCCGGCGCGGCCAGATGGCCCGGCGTACCCGGGAGATCCTGGCCCGGCTCGGGCACGGCGAGATCCCGCCCGGCCGGATGGTCCGGGCGTTGCCCGCCGCCGGCAAGCAGGTGGTGAGCATGGCCCGGGCGCTCTCGCACGAGGCCCGACTGATCATCATGGACGAGCCGAGCGCGGTGCTCGCCCACGACGAGGTGGGCAACCTGTTCCGGATCATCCGGGAACTCACCGCGCAGGGCATCGCGGTCATCTACATCTCCCACCGGATGGAGGAGATCCGCGAGATCGGCGACCGGGTCACCGTACTCAAGGACGGCCGGACCACCGCGGCGAACCTGCCGGCGCGCGACACCCCCACCCGCGACCTGGTGTCCCGGATGACCGGCCGGACCATCGAGTACGTCTTCCCGGACCGCACGACCGACGAGCCGGCGGCCGACGAACTGCTCCGGGTGGACGGGCTGACCCGGGCCGGCGAGTTCGCCGACGTGTCGCTGACCGTGCGGGCCGGCGAGATCGTCGGCATCGCCGGGCTGGTCGGCTCCGGCCGCTCCGAGCTGCTGGAGACGATCTACGGCGCCCGGCGGGCCGAGTCCGGCACGGTACGGATGGCCGGGCGGGCGCTGCGCGCCGGCAGCGTCGGCGCGGCGGTGAAGGCCGGCCTGGGGATGGCCCCGGAGGAGCGCAAGAGTCAGGCGCTGCTGCTCGGCGAGCCGATCTACCGCAACGTCACGCTGGCTACCTTCGGCCGGTACGCCCGCCTCGGCTTCACCGACACCGGCCGGGAACGCGCCGAGGCCACCCGGATCGCCGACGACCTGGAGCTGCGGCCCCGGGACGTGCAGCGCCGGGTGGGCACCCTCTCCGGCGGCAACCAGCAGAAGGTGGTGGTCGGGCGTTGGCTGCTCGGCGGCACGAAGCTGCTGCTGCTCGACGAGCCCACCCGGGGCGTGGACGTGGGTGCCCGGGCCGAGCTCTACCAGGTCATCCGGGGGCTGGCCGAGCAGGGCGTCGGGGTGCTGCTGGTCTCCAGCGAGGTGCCGGAGGTGCTCGGCCTGGCCGACCGGGTGCTGGTCATGCGGGAGGGGCGGCTCGTCCGCGAGGCCCCGGCCGACGAACTCGACGAGAACACCGTCCTCGACCTCGTCATGGCGGGGTCCCTGATGGAAGGCGCACCGGCATGA